In Pseudoalteromonas xiamenensis, the following are encoded in one genomic region:
- a CDS encoding group II truncated hemoglobin — MKQLIKRIFQKDASDKNSNTASTPDTPAPDKTPYEIMGGELAVRALANRFYDLMETEPFAKPLYDMHPLPLDRIRQVFFEFLSGWLGGPDLFAEQYGHPRLRMRHMPFPIDKALRDQWMHCMNKALDIEIDNPLLREGLRNSLSQLATHMINQE; from the coding sequence ATGAAGCAGTTAATTAAACGTATCTTTCAAAAAGATGCAAGCGACAAAAACTCAAATACCGCCAGTACACCTGATACACCAGCTCCAGATAAAACGCCCTACGAGATAATGGGCGGGGAACTTGCGGTGCGTGCCCTTGCAAATCGGTTCTATGATTTAATGGAAACGGAACCCTTTGCAAAACCACTTTATGATATGCACCCTCTTCCGTTAGACCGTATTCGACAAGTCTTTTTTGAATTTTTATCCGGTTGGCTCGGCGGACCTGACCTGTTCGCAGAGCAATATGGACACCCAAGATTACGTATGCGCCATATGCCGTTTCCTATCGATAAAGCCTTGCGAGATCAATGGATGCACTGTATGAATAAAGCATTGGATATCGAAATTGATAATCCTTTATTACGAGAAGGACTACGCAACAGCTTGTCCCAATTGGCTACACACATGATAAACCAAGAATAA
- a CDS encoding L-threonylcarbamoyladenylate synthase: MTTEQLLSDVVLKLNQGGVICYPTEAVFGLGCDPDNQAAVTQLLALKSRTQDKGTILVADNYGQCLPYVNDAAIPMDKRAAIFSMWPGPITWLLPASKHAPSWLTGGRSSIAIRVSAHPTVKALCRQFGKPLVSTSANVSGLPAARTSEEAQRYFADQVAIYLDGNVNHDATPSQIIDALSGAILRN, from the coding sequence ATGACCACAGAGCAACTGCTATCTGATGTGGTATTAAAACTGAATCAAGGTGGCGTCATTTGTTATCCTACCGAAGCGGTATTTGGGTTGGGTTGTGATCCCGATAATCAGGCTGCAGTTACACAGTTGTTGGCCTTAAAGTCACGAACACAAGACAAAGGTACCATTCTTGTTGCCGACAATTATGGGCAATGCCTACCCTACGTCAACGATGCAGCCATTCCGATGGACAAGCGAGCAGCCATTTTTTCAATGTGGCCAGGTCCAATCACGTGGCTTTTACCAGCCAGCAAACACGCCCCAAGTTGGCTTACCGGTGGGCGTTCTTCTATCGCTATTCGCGTGAGTGCTCATCCAACGGTCAAAGCATTATGCCGACAGTTTGGAAAACCGCTTGTTTCGACCAGCGCTAACGTAAGTGGCTTACCGGCGGCGCGAACTTCAGAAGAGGCACAACGTTATTTTGCGGATCAAGTGGCGATTTACCTTGATGGCAACGTGAATCATGACGCCACTCCAAGCCAAATTATAGATGCGCTAAGCGGCGCAATCCTTAGGAACTAA
- a CDS encoding DNA topoisomerase family protein, whose product MSKIDHSLFNADSHALEKEYEVCPECGSELRIKHGKNGAFLGCANYPACSYLRPLHHHDGHVIKTLDSLCPECQHPLVIRNGRYGMFIGCSGFPSCHYIAPDREEENIEVLPSCPKCQKGHLVKRQNKFGKHFYSCDKYPSCKYSVNDKPVDGTCSQCGFGLLVEKKRAGKIVLQCPQKTCQHKQE is encoded by the coding sequence ATGAGCAAAATAGATCACTCGTTGTTTAATGCTGATAGCCATGCTTTAGAAAAAGAGTATGAGGTTTGTCCTGAATGTGGTTCAGAACTGCGGATTAAACATGGCAAAAACGGGGCATTTTTGGGTTGTGCAAATTACCCAGCTTGTAGTTATTTACGGCCTTTGCATCATCATGACGGTCACGTTATTAAAACCCTTGATAGTCTTTGTCCAGAATGCCAACACCCTTTGGTTATAAGAAACGGTCGATACGGAATGTTCATAGGTTGTTCGGGGTTTCCTTCTTGTCACTACATTGCACCAGACAGAGAAGAAGAAAATATCGAAGTTTTGCCTTCGTGCCCCAAATGCCAAAAAGGTCATTTGGTCAAACGCCAAAATAAATTTGGTAAGCATTTTTATTCCTGCGACAAATACCCAAGTTGCAAATACAGCGTCAATGATAAACCCGTCGATGGAACTTGTAGCCAATGTGGATTTGGGTTACTGGTGGAAAAAAAACGGGCTGGAAAAATTGTGTTACAATGCCCGCAAAAGACGTGTCAGCACAAACAAGAGTAA